In Terriglobales bacterium, one genomic interval encodes:
- a CDS encoding DUF1003 domain-containing protein, translating into MMRLTAARRGGRGEVMAMAAEVELLAEVPLFALLGKKERLNLAAILSVKRFDKGDSIFSFGDAGDCLYLVRSGKVEVFVENYEGEKTILAENGPGDLFGEISLLDGGARTATAVAVESTETLTLDREHLLEFLKRHPKAALDLLTVVGRRLRTTDELLRTHVTRNVNEEEQERMTFGERIADRVATFGGSWTFILVFGAFLMGWMFLNAFILLSKAYDPYPFILLNLLLSTLAALQAPVIMMSQNRQSAKDRLKADLEYQINLKAELEVAQLHNKIDRVYETMQANFAKMNRPAGVTAGERSEPGKGPQPKSPAQPSKGSEPPQTPS; encoded by the coding sequence CGCGGCGAGGTGATGGCCATGGCCGCAGAAGTGGAACTGCTGGCGGAAGTCCCGCTGTTCGCGCTGCTGGGGAAAAAGGAACGCCTGAACCTGGCGGCGATCCTGAGCGTCAAGCGATTCGACAAAGGCGACAGCATTTTTTCCTTCGGCGATGCCGGGGACTGCCTGTACCTGGTGCGTTCCGGCAAGGTCGAGGTCTTCGTGGAAAACTACGAGGGCGAGAAGACCATCCTGGCGGAAAACGGACCAGGCGACCTGTTCGGCGAGATCTCGTTGCTCGACGGCGGCGCGCGCACGGCGACCGCCGTGGCGGTGGAGAGCACGGAGACACTTACGCTCGACCGCGAACACCTGCTGGAGTTTCTGAAGCGGCATCCCAAGGCCGCGCTCGACCTGCTCACGGTGGTGGGCCGGCGCCTGCGTACCACCGACGAGCTGCTGCGCACCCACGTGACGCGCAACGTCAACGAAGAAGAGCAAGAGCGGATGACCTTCGGCGAGCGCATTGCCGACCGCGTGGCCACCTTCGGCGGTTCGTGGACGTTCATCCTGGTTTTCGGGGCATTCCTAATGGGTTGGATGTTCCTCAATGCCTTCATCCTGCTGTCGAAGGCCTACGATCCTTACCCGTTCATTCTGCTGAACCTCTTGCTCTCCACCCTGGCGGCGCTGCAGGCGCCGGTGATCATGATGTCGCAGAACCGGCAGTCGGCCAAGGACCGGCTGAAGGCCGACCTCGAATATCAGATCAACCTGAAAGCTGAACTGGAGGTGGCGCAGTTGCACAACAAGATCGACCGTGTCTACGAAACCATGCAGGCCAACTTCGCGAAGATGAATCGGCCGGCGGGCGTGACGGCGGGAGAGCGCAGCGAACCCGGCAAGGGGCCGCAACCGAAATCCCCAGCCCAGCCATCCAAGGGCTCCGAGCCGCCACAAACCCCGTCCTAG